The following proteins come from a genomic window of Heyndrickxia acidicola:
- a CDS encoding nucleotide excision repair endonuclease has product MIKIEMPKPDVVVTKQKQAGDEKDHKISSAYNFVDFRLIPRDKGGIILFYNVKGELLFVGKARKLRQRVQKHFEDNVSPIKGHRDEIHKICVFYVEDPAEREIYETYIINNQKSKYNVEKVFYK; this is encoded by the coding sequence ATGATTAAGATAGAAATGCCGAAGCCGGATGTTGTTGTAACAAAACAAAAGCAAGCAGGAGACGAAAAAGACCACAAAATCAGCAGTGCATATAACTTTGTTGATTTTAGGCTGATTCCAAGAGATAAAGGAGGAATCATCTTATTTTATAATGTTAAAGGGGAACTTTTATTTGTAGGCAAAGCCAGAAAGCTAAGACAAAGAGTGCAGAAGCATTTTGAAGACAATGTTTCTCCAATCAAAGGACATCGAGATGAAATCCACAAGATTTGTGTATTTTATGTAGAAGATCCTGCCGAAAGGGAAATCTACGAAACGTACATCATTAATAACCAAAAATCTAAGTATAATGTAGAAAAAGTATTCTATAAATAG
- a CDS encoding GNAT family N-acetyltransferase, protein MNMDISFIPPAPEEYNQLRVKAGLSPKDLAASALGLRNSIFTITIREKTALIGMGRIIGDGGCFFQIVDIAVSPDYQGMGIGKLIMKEITNYLDKHAPKHAYVSLIADLPADQLYKKFGFDYTSPVSVGMYKKY, encoded by the coding sequence ATGAATATGGATATTTCTTTTATCCCCCCTGCTCCTGAAGAATACAACCAATTAAGAGTAAAAGCAGGGCTAAGTCCAAAGGATCTGGCAGCATCTGCTCTTGGGCTCCGAAATTCAATTTTCACTATAACGATACGGGAAAAAACAGCGCTAATAGGAATGGGCCGGATAATCGGAGATGGAGGATGTTTTTTTCAAATTGTAGACATTGCTGTCAGTCCTGATTATCAGGGAATGGGTATCGGAAAGTTAATAATGAAGGAAATTACAAATTACTTGGATAAGCATGCTCCAAAACATGCATATGTGAGTTTAATTGCAGATTTACCTGCAGATCAACTATATAAAAAATTCGGTTTTGATTATACATCTCCTGTCTCTGTAGGAATGTACAAAAAATATTAA
- a CDS encoding beta-class carbonic anhydrase, with product MTLLDDILSFNQKFVEQEQYKEYVTSKFPDKRLVILTCMDTRLVELVHKATNTKNGDVKIVKNAGAVIAHPFDSIMQSLLVGVYELQADEVIVIGHYDCGASGLNSEKVLEDMMSRGIEKQTIETLIHSGVDLHKWLHGFGDVKDNVVNSVNMIKHHPLMAADIPVHGLLINPETGKLDLVINGY from the coding sequence TTGACATTATTAGATGATATTCTAAGCTTTAATCAGAAATTTGTTGAACAGGAACAGTATAAGGAATATGTAACATCCAAATTTCCAGATAAACGTCTGGTCATTTTAACCTGCATGGATACTCGTTTGGTTGAACTTGTACATAAAGCTACCAATACAAAAAACGGGGATGTCAAAATTGTTAAAAATGCAGGGGCGGTTATTGCCCATCCATTTGACAGCATTATGCAAAGTCTCCTTGTTGGGGTATATGAACTTCAGGCAGATGAGGTCATTGTAATTGGACACTATGATTGTGGTGCAAGCGGATTAAACAGCGAAAAAGTACTTGAAGATATGATGAGCAGAGGCATTGAAAAGCAGACAATCGAAACGCTGATCCATTCAGGAGTGGACCTCCACAAATGGCTCCATGGTTTCGGTGATGTTAAAGATAATGTTGTAAACAGCGTCAATATGATTAAACATCATCCATTGATGGCAGCGGATATCCCCGTTCATGGATTGCTCATCAATCCAGAAACAGGGAAATTGGACCTTGTTATAAATGGATATTGA
- the uvsE gene encoding UV DNA damage repair endonuclease UvsE: MTFIRLGYVAMSMQLQNASPSQTMTFAQFSRIKDREAAIHKLERIALSNLEHILRILRHNAANDIRFFRLTSKIIPLANHEELLDWDYMQPLTEPLKKIGEYAKEQRMRLDFHPDYFVLLNSPKSEILKNSIRTLRLHHRLLKGMSIDPIHRCVMHVGGSYKETESALERFIHNWMYVPSDLQEMIMLENDDTSFTLMDTLYLCEKLGLPLVFDYHHHLAHHQDADWLSHWNRIVNTWNSSPLPLKMHISSPKSEKEYRHHAEYVDIDLFFKFLNEVKGSVQHIDCMIEAKQKDQALFHLMSQIKERNDVEIVDNASFFLK; the protein is encoded by the coding sequence ATGACCTTCATCCGTCTGGGATATGTAGCCATGAGTATGCAATTGCAGAACGCATCACCCTCGCAAACCATGACGTTTGCACAATTTTCAAGGATAAAAGACCGTGAGGCTGCAATTCATAAATTAGAGAGAATTGCCCTTTCTAACCTTGAGCATATCTTAAGAATTTTGCGGCATAACGCTGCAAATGATATACGATTCTTTAGACTAACATCGAAGATTATTCCTCTTGCCAATCATGAAGAATTGCTCGATTGGGATTATATGCAGCCTTTAACAGAACCACTAAAAAAAATAGGAGAATACGCTAAGGAACAAAGGATGCGCCTGGATTTCCATCCAGACTATTTTGTACTCCTAAATTCACCCAAAAGTGAAATTCTAAAAAATTCAATTAGGACCCTCCGCCTTCACCATAGGCTTTTAAAAGGCATGAGTATCGATCCTATCCACCGGTGTGTGATGCATGTGGGGGGCAGCTATAAAGAAACTGAATCTGCTCTTGAAAGATTTATTCACAATTGGATGTATGTTCCGTCTGACCTTCAGGAAATGATTATGCTTGAAAATGATGATACATCCTTTACCCTTATGGATACTCTTTATCTTTGTGAAAAATTAGGCCTGCCTTTGGTATTTGATTACCATCATCATTTAGCTCATCATCAGGATGCAGATTGGCTGAGCCATTGGAACCGAATAGTTAACACATGGAACAGCTCCCCTCTTCCTCTTAAAATGCATATTTCCAGCCCAAAGAGTGAGAAGGAATATCGCCATCATGCTGAATACGTGGACATTGATTTATTTTTCAAGTTTCTAAACGAAGTAAAAGGCAGTGTTCAACACATAGACTGCATGATTGAAGCAAAACAAAAAGATCAGGCACTTTTCCATCTTATGTCTCAAATTAAAGAGCGCAATGATGTTGAAATAGTGGATAACGCTTCTTTTTTCTTAAAATAA
- a CDS encoding VOC family protein, whose protein sequence is MKLHHIGIEVNQLERSMLFYKGLLGLHFKNRIDFFNEDIIFLEGEGVQIELIKKTAPPSSAHLAFSTDSIHKTVHSLKNKGIFPADGPYTLDNGWKTVFYEGPDGETIEFIEE, encoded by the coding sequence ATGAAGCTCCATCATATAGGAATTGAAGTAAACCAATTGGAGAGATCTATGCTTTTTTACAAGGGTCTCCTTGGCCTTCATTTTAAAAACAGAATCGATTTTTTTAATGAAGATATTATCTTTTTGGAGGGGGAAGGGGTACAAATCGAACTCATCAAAAAGACTGCTCCTCCTTCTTCAGCTCATCTTGCTTTTTCTACAGATTCAATTCACAAGACTGTGCACAGCCTGAAGAATAAGGGGATATTCCCGGCGGATGGTCCCTATACCTTAGACAATGGCTGGAAAACCGTTTTTTATGAAGGTCCAGATGGTGAAACAATTGAGTTTATAGAGGAATAA
- a CDS encoding S-adenosylmethionine:tRNA ribosyltransferase-isomerase, giving the protein MMSIHAMNFYLPDDLNATTPPERRGIRRDHVRLMVINKENGSTEHTHFHHLADYLNKGDLIVLNASRTVPAVLKGKWMDGKAEKEIEIRLAHRKSENIWEALIVGETLRVGEKIYFSPVFQAIVTHADPEFPFVSLQFNLCCSELYNQIYSLGQPVRYEYINQPWDLDYYQTVFASSPGSVEMPSAGRAFSWELLFQLQKKGVQIAYIQLHTGLSYLLDDKWHIGPRENFEEYHIPEETAIAIQKTKKAGGRIIAVGTTVVRTLETAAMEDGDIKACSGWTNLYIQQDTELKVADGLITGLHEPEASHLDLLSAFVDQPILYRAYQEAIEKKYLWHEFGDMNLII; this is encoded by the coding sequence ATGATGAGCATCCATGCTATGAATTTTTACTTGCCGGATGATTTAAACGCGACCACACCTCCAGAACGGCGGGGTATTCGCAGAGATCACGTCAGGTTGATGGTCATTAATAAAGAAAATGGATCCACTGAGCACACACATTTTCACCACCTGGCAGATTATTTAAACAAAGGAGATTTGATTGTCCTAAATGCCAGCCGTACGGTTCCAGCTGTCTTAAAGGGGAAGTGGATGGATGGCAAAGCGGAGAAAGAAATAGAAATTAGACTGGCTCACCGCAAAAGCGAGAATATATGGGAAGCTTTAATTGTTGGAGAAACACTTCGAGTTGGTGAAAAAATCTATTTTTCACCCGTTTTCCAAGCCATCGTCACCCATGCTGATCCAGAGTTTCCTTTTGTCTCACTTCAATTTAACCTATGCTGCTCTGAACTCTACAACCAAATCTATAGCCTTGGCCAGCCGGTCCGTTATGAGTATATAAATCAGCCATGGGATTTAGATTATTATCAAACCGTATTTGCTTCCTCGCCGGGATCTGTAGAAATGCCGTCAGCCGGCAGAGCATTTAGCTGGGAACTTCTTTTTCAGCTGCAAAAAAAAGGAGTTCAAATAGCATATATTCAGCTGCATACAGGACTAAGCTATCTCCTCGACGATAAATGGCATATTGGCCCTAGGGAGAATTTCGAAGAGTACCATATTCCAGAAGAGACAGCCATTGCCATACAAAAGACCAAAAAAGCCGGCGGCCGTATAATAGCGGTGGGCACAACTGTTGTGCGTACTCTTGAGACTGCTGCTATGGAGGATGGAGATATTAAAGCCTGCAGCGGCTGGACCAATCTTTATATCCAGCAGGATACAGAATTAAAGGTGGCGGATGGGTTGATTACAGGTCTGCACGAACCAGAAGCAAGCCACCTGGACTTATTATCCGCTTTTGTCGATCAGCCCATTCTGTATAGGGCTTATCAAGAAGCCATTGAAAAAAAATATTTATGGCACGAATTTGGCGATATGAATCTCATTATATAA
- a CDS encoding sensor histidine kinase — MEITMHFLFNLSLLFILLFVCLIWSDRLGIRSISKPVAFASFVIAIIICFLVSYKLSDSIFLDLRDIPVILGGLYLELGPLLAIATIFLRAFYGINSGFWCNLILYLIIALVFGSLRPWFGNLTHRRKILFTIFISFIVSFISMIGLEMIGPTDNRIDVWLAYLCIPPLGTGLIAYAIEFVSKNLLLKRHLIKSKKLEAVEQMGAAISHEIRNPLTAAIGFVQLLQDDNIQKHKKKEYLEIVKNELISAEKVIQDYLTFSKPSLNSLEILNVKKELLHIIKILQPIANRNSVEIITQFSAIGFIEGDLHKFHQCFLNVMKNAIEAMPKGGILTVETEFSRYEVTVIIRDTGMGMNKEQLERLGEPYYSTKAQKGTGLGMMVVFSIVRAMKGSIQVNSEVGKGSAFLFTFPKVLPSYKNERF, encoded by the coding sequence TTGGAAATTACAATGCATTTCTTATTTAATCTTTCCTTACTCTTTATATTGCTATTTGTCTGTTTAATATGGTCAGATCGTCTTGGCATCCGGTCTATTTCCAAGCCGGTAGCGTTTGCTTCTTTTGTAATTGCTATTATCATTTGCTTCCTTGTATCCTATAAGCTATCTGATTCCATTTTTCTTGACCTTCGCGACATTCCAGTTATTCTAGGTGGATTATACCTGGAACTCGGCCCATTACTTGCCATTGCAACTATCTTTTTGCGCGCCTTTTATGGCATTAATTCTGGTTTTTGGTGTAATTTAATTCTTTATTTAATTATCGCTTTAGTCTTTGGATCTCTGCGTCCATGGTTTGGGAATCTCACCCACAGACGAAAAATTTTATTCACTATCTTTATATCTTTTATCGTCAGTTTTATCTCCATGATAGGATTAGAAATGATTGGTCCAACAGACAACCGTATTGACGTCTGGCTGGCCTATCTATGCATTCCCCCACTCGGAACCGGCTTAATTGCATATGCTATTGAATTTGTAAGTAAAAATCTTCTGTTAAAAAGACATTTAATCAAATCCAAGAAATTAGAAGCCGTCGAACAAATGGGCGCCGCCATATCCCATGAAATACGAAATCCACTTACCGCAGCCATTGGCTTTGTTCAGCTGCTGCAAGATGATAATATACAAAAGCACAAGAAAAAGGAGTATCTTGAAATCGTTAAAAACGAGCTGATATCAGCTGAAAAAGTCATACAGGACTATTTAACTTTTTCTAAGCCCTCCCTCAACTCTCTTGAAATATTAAATGTAAAAAAAGAGCTTCTTCACATTATAAAAATCCTTCAGCCTATTGCAAATCGTAATTCCGTCGAAATCATTACCCAATTTTCTGCAATTGGTTTTATAGAAGGCGACTTACATAAGTTTCATCAATGCTTCCTGAACGTAATGAAAAATGCTATTGAAGCAATGCCAAAAGGCGGTATACTTACGGTTGAAACAGAATTTAGCCGATATGAAGTCACAGTGATTATACGGGACACAGGAATGGGAATGAACAAGGAACAGCTTGAAAGACTGGGTGAGCCTTATTACTCGACAAAGGCCCAAAAAGGGACAGGCTTGGGAATGATGGTAGTATTCAGCATCGTACGGGCAATGAAGGGATCAATCCAGGTAAATAGTGAGGTGGGAAAGGGCTCTGCTTTCTTATTTACATTCCCCAAAGTCCTTCCCTCTTATAAAAATGAACGTTTTTGA
- a CDS encoding FtsW/RodA/SpoVE family cell cycle protein — protein sequence MDNRNKVLINYNIILVLLLLFLSSCVAIYFAQQTHQYTTNFVVRQILWYIVGVPIIIGVMQPDEEQWRNITWIFYGVCIFLLILLIVAPASIAPVRNGAKCWFVLPAIGSIQPSEFMKVGLILTLSKLIYDHNAKHLHKTLKTDILLIGKLSIATFIPIALIMKQPDLGTALVMMFLYFVMLLVSGISWKLLVPVITATAGIGTLVIYLVLADPLLLQKYLHVSTYQFDRINSWLRPQEYAKTLAYNYLQTVRAIGSGMMSGHFHSGSKVYIPEKQSDFIFSAIGENFGFIGSSFVICLFMSLVFNIILVGLKTKDAYSSYICAGIIGVIVFHVFENVGMDIGILPITGIPLPFISYGGSSLLSNMFAIGLVLNISSRNRSFFFD from the coding sequence ATGGATAATCGAAATAAAGTTTTAATAAACTATAATATAATACTCGTGCTGCTTTTACTTTTTTTATCCAGTTGTGTGGCGATTTATTTTGCACAGCAAACCCACCAGTATACCACTAACTTTGTTGTGAGGCAGATCCTCTGGTATATCGTTGGAGTTCCTATTATTATTGGAGTAATGCAGCCTGATGAAGAACAATGGCGCAACATCACCTGGATATTCTATGGTGTTTGTATTTTTTTATTAATTCTCTTGATTGTTGCTCCTGCCAGTATTGCGCCTGTCCGAAATGGAGCAAAGTGCTGGTTTGTTCTTCCAGCCATTGGTTCTATCCAGCCATCAGAATTTATGAAGGTAGGATTAATTCTGACATTAAGTAAACTGATTTATGATCATAATGCAAAGCATCTTCATAAAACATTAAAGACAGACATCCTCCTTATAGGAAAACTTTCCATTGCTACGTTTATCCCCATTGCTTTAATTATGAAGCAGCCGGACCTTGGAACAGCTCTTGTAATGATGTTTTTATATTTTGTCATGCTGCTGGTTTCCGGAATAAGCTGGAAGCTTCTAGTTCCTGTTATTACTGCAACAGCCGGTATTGGCACACTCGTTATTTATTTAGTTTTGGCAGATCCGCTTCTTTTGCAAAAATATTTGCATGTATCTACGTACCAATTTGACCGGATTAATTCATGGCTAAGGCCTCAGGAATATGCAAAGACACTGGCATATAACTACCTGCAGACAGTTAGGGCGATTGGTTCCGGAATGATGAGCGGGCATTTTCATTCTGGATCAAAAGTATATATTCCAGAAAAGCAATCCGATTTTATTTTTAGTGCAATAGGTGAGAATTTTGGATTCATTGGGAGCAGCTTTGTGATTTGTCTGTTTATGAGCTTGGTTTTCAATATTATTCTAGTCGGTTTAAAAACAAAAGACGCTTACTCGTCCTATATTTGTGCCGGTATCATTGGTGTCATTGTTTTTCACGTTTTTGAAAACGTAGGAATGGATATTGGAATTCTCCCGATCACCGGTATACCGCTTCCTTTCATAAGTTACGGAGGCAGCTCCTTGCTTAGCAATATGTTCGCCATTGGACTGGTACTAAATATAAGTTCCCGCAACCGGTCTTTCTTTTTTGATTAA
- a CDS encoding ABC transporter ATP-binding protein, with amino-acid sequence MIRKFFSYYRPHRRLFIIDFSSAIIVALLELAFPLAVQWFIDKLLPGQDWRTIITVSAGLLLLYIFSTFLQFIVNYLGHMLGINIETDMRQQLFQHVQKQSYQFFDNTKTGHIMSRITNDLFDIGELAHHGPEDLFISFMTIIGAFWIMFTLNAKLALVTICIIPFLILLIIISNLRMNTAWDKMYGEIADINGRVEDSVSGIRVVQSFTNQAYEILRFTDNNQKYRLAKLGGYKVMSFSLSGIYMMTRIMTLAVLVFGAWLSYHHQLSYGELVGFVLYVNVLFKPVDKISALMEIYPKGMAGFKRFTEILDQEPEIEDSEAAIKVDSFIGDIEFRDVSFRYDDSKEVLNDINLTIQAGETVAFVGPSGAGKTTICSLIPRFYDVNEGCIMIDEMDIRNMTLESLRSQIGIVQQDVFLFTGTLRENIAYGKLGASNEEIEEAAKRAHLEGMIQSLPDGLETQIGERGLKLSGGQKQRLAIARMFLKNPPILILDEATSALDTETEMIIQKALNELAKNRTTLIIAHRLATIRDADRIVVVTEDGIAEEGGHDELLERGGIFARLHQVQLQR; translated from the coding sequence ATGATTCGCAAATTTTTTTCGTATTATAGGCCGCATCGAAGGCTATTTATTATCGATTTTTCCAGTGCCATTATAGTTGCGTTGCTTGAGCTTGCTTTTCCACTTGCTGTCCAATGGTTTATTGACAAACTTTTACCAGGTCAGGACTGGAGGACCATTATCACCGTAAGTGCAGGGCTGCTTCTGCTCTACATATTCAGTACCTTTCTGCAGTTTATTGTTAACTATTTGGGACATATGCTGGGGATTAATATCGAGACTGATATGCGCCAGCAGTTGTTTCAGCATGTACAGAAGCAGTCCTACCAATTTTTTGATAATACCAAGACTGGCCATATTATGAGTAGAATTACAAATGATTTGTTTGATATTGGCGAGCTGGCTCATCATGGTCCTGAGGATTTATTTATATCATTTATGACGATTATAGGCGCCTTTTGGATCATGTTTACACTGAACGCTAAATTGGCATTGGTAACAATTTGTATCATTCCTTTTTTAATTCTCCTAATTATTATTAGTAATTTAAGAATGAATACAGCATGGGATAAAATGTACGGTGAAATTGCTGATATTAATGGAAGAGTAGAGGACAGTGTATCTGGAATCCGTGTTGTTCAATCCTTTACCAATCAAGCTTATGAGATTTTACGTTTTACTGATAATAATCAAAAATACCGTCTCGCTAAGCTTGGAGGATATAAAGTAATGTCTTTCAGTTTATCTGGCATTTATATGATGACAAGGATCATGACACTTGCCGTTCTAGTTTTCGGTGCATGGCTCAGCTACCATCATCAGCTTTCCTATGGTGAGCTGGTCGGGTTTGTTTTGTATGTTAATGTTCTCTTTAAGCCTGTTGACAAAATCAGTGCACTGATGGAAATCTATCCAAAAGGGATGGCCGGTTTCAAGCGGTTTACAGAAATATTGGATCAAGAGCCTGAAATTGAAGATTCTGAGGCTGCCATCAAGGTAGATTCGTTTATTGGGGATATAGAATTCCGTGATGTAAGTTTTAGGTATGACGATAGCAAAGAGGTACTTAACGACATTAACTTAACTATACAAGCAGGTGAAACCGTGGCATTCGTAGGGCCTTCTGGAGCAGGAAAAACAACGATATGCTCGTTAATTCCTCGTTTTTACGATGTTAATGAGGGATGCATAATGATTGATGAAATGGATATTCGTAATATGACGCTTGAATCCCTTCGATCTCAAATTGGAATTGTCCAGCAGGATGTCTTTTTATTTACAGGAACGCTGCGTGAAAATATTGCATACGGAAAATTAGGGGCAAGTAATGAAGAAATTGAAGAAGCAGCAAAACGGGCTCACTTGGAAGGGATGATCCAATCACTTCCTGACGGCTTGGAAACACAAATAGGGGAACGTGGATTAAAGCTCTCAGGAGGGCAAAAGCAAAGACTGGCTATCGCAAGGATGTTCCTTAAGAATCCACCCATCCTTATACTGGATGAAGCTACATCGGCCCTTGATACGGAGACTGAAATGATCATTCAAAAGGCACTGAATGAACTTGCGAAAAATCGTACGACATTAATTATTGCCCACAGGCTCGCAACCATTCGTGATGCTGACAGGATTGTTGTGGTAACAGAGGATGGAATTGCAGAAGAAGGAGGGCATGATGAATTATTGGAACGGGGTGGTATTTTTGCAAGGCTTCATCAGGTGCAACTTCAGCGCTGA
- a CDS encoding SDR family oxidoreductase → MTKVVMITGASKGLGRSLTLFFAREGCKLAICARGKQQLEEIKKEAETLGAEVLSAIADASVAKDVERFVAMAEAHFGRIDVLINNASILGPSPMPYLLDYPEEDFAEVLRVNSVGPFLVTRRVLPGMLQRNEGSIINITSEAGGTGYAGWGAYGISKFALEGMTETWADEVSETGVRVNMVDPGEMNTEMHRLAVPDCDYELADPDDVVQVFGYLASDKSKGVNGQRLEAQNFTAEGSEQ, encoded by the coding sequence ATGACAAAGGTTGTAATGATTACAGGTGCATCAAAAGGATTAGGCAGGTCCCTCACGCTCTTCTTTGCAAGAGAAGGATGTAAATTGGCTATTTGTGCACGAGGGAAACAACAGTTGGAAGAAATTAAAAAGGAAGCTGAGACTCTTGGCGCAGAAGTCCTTTCTGCCATAGCAGATGCTTCAGTTGCCAAGGATGTTGAACGATTCGTCGCAATGGCTGAAGCACATTTTGGGAGAATTGATGTTTTAATTAATAACGCCTCTATTCTCGGCCCCAGCCCTATGCCCTATCTTTTGGATTATCCTGAAGAAGACTTTGCTGAGGTGCTCCGGGTAAATTCGGTTGGCCCGTTCCTTGTAACGCGAAGAGTCCTTCCTGGCATGCTGCAACGAAACGAAGGCAGCATCATCAATATCACTTCTGAGGCTGGAGGAACAGGCTATGCGGGATGGGGAGCTTATGGAATTTCTAAGTTTGCACTTGAAGGAATGACTGAAACGTGGGCAGATGAAGTAAGTGAAACCGGCGTGCGAGTGAATATGGTAGACCCAGGTGAAATGAATACAGAAATGCATCGCCTTGCTGTACCTGACTGTGATTATGAGCTGGCAGATCCCGATGACGTCGTTCAGGTATTTGGATACCTTGCTTCTGACAAATCTAAAGGAGTAAACGGCCAGCGTTTAGAAGCACAGAACTTTACTGCAGAAGGAAGTGAACAATGA